The following are encoded in a window of Rubellicoccus peritrichatus genomic DNA:
- a CDS encoding efflux RND transporter periplasmic adaptor subunit, translated as MPPSVTIATAVSKDVPIYLTAIGYTTAFEEVEVMTQVDGQLMAIHFEQGTEVKAGDLLFTIDQRPYKAVLEEAEGNLRESIASLEINQLAVNRNRPLLGQNLISQQDFDALQAAVEESLGMVQMNEAAVVAARINLDFCSIRSPIDGLIDIYEVNAGNVLFADNQTDLTSIRRIDPLYVDFVISERDLPELQKAIKAASPKPLELEVSLMTNAKVKRTAKLEVVGNTIQRNAGVARLRGIMKNEDQRFWPGESINVRIILRTEKNATVIPEECIQLGQRGYSIFVVNKDNTVEHRFIKLGERLGSNVIVKSGLKKGERVVLSGQIMLKPKSKVTIVKPPSETTNTSSQASSSSKSSASSSTDSDKKSN; from the coding sequence GTGCCTCCATCTGTCACTATTGCGACGGCGGTTAGCAAAGACGTACCGATCTATTTAACCGCGATTGGTTACACGACAGCCTTTGAGGAGGTCGAAGTGATGACTCAAGTGGATGGCCAGCTTATGGCGATTCATTTTGAGCAAGGTACGGAGGTTAAGGCGGGTGATCTTCTCTTCACGATTGATCAACGCCCTTACAAAGCTGTCCTGGAAGAGGCTGAAGGCAATCTTCGGGAGAGTATAGCCTCATTGGAAATCAATCAGTTGGCGGTCAACCGCAATCGTCCATTATTGGGACAGAATTTAATTTCACAACAGGACTTTGATGCCCTTCAGGCAGCTGTCGAGGAAAGTCTGGGGATGGTGCAAATGAATGAAGCTGCCGTGGTAGCTGCTCGTATCAATCTGGACTTTTGTTCGATTCGTTCGCCGATTGATGGCTTGATCGATATTTACGAAGTCAATGCAGGTAATGTCCTTTTTGCTGATAACCAAACGGATTTAACTTCGATCCGTCGTATTGATCCACTTTATGTTGATTTTGTTATATCTGAACGAGATCTACCCGAGTTGCAGAAGGCGATCAAGGCGGCGAGCCCTAAGCCACTTGAGTTGGAGGTAAGTCTGATGACCAATGCAAAGGTTAAACGAACTGCGAAACTTGAGGTCGTTGGGAATACGATACAACGCAATGCTGGCGTCGCTCGGCTTCGTGGGATCATGAAGAATGAGGACCAACGCTTTTGGCCGGGTGAGTCTATTAATGTGAGGATTATTTTGCGGACGGAAAAGAATGCGACAGTCATTCCGGAAGAATGCATCCAGTTAGGACAACGTGGTTACTCTATATTCGTCGTCAATAAGGACAATACGGTCGAGCACCGTTTCATTAAGCTTGGTGAACGGTTGGGGTCGAATGTCATTGTCAAATCCGGCCTTAAGAAGGGAGAACGTGTTGTGCTTTCCGGCCAGATCATGCTTAAGCCCAAGAGCAAGGTCACCATCGTGAAACCGCCATCCGAGACAACGAATACATCCAGCCAGGCAAGTTCTTCATCCAAGAGCTCTGCTTCATCTTCAACGGATTCAGATAAAAAGTCGAACTAG
- a CDS encoding L-rhamnose isomerase yields the protein MDYSAAKERYASFGVDTEEALKKLSATPISLHCWQGDDVGGFESPDSSLGGGLAVTGNYPGKARSIDELRLDLEKVLSLIPGNHRLNLHAIYGDFSRGKVDRDAISIEQFQGWIDWCSANNLGLDFNPSCFGHEKAEDGLTLSSPDAGIRDFWIAHCQASRKIGAEMGKQLGSPCVTNVWIPDGMKDLPADRLGPRERLAASLDKVFEESLDPAHNLDAVESKLFGIGSESYVVGSHEFYMGYATTRQKVLCLDAGHFHPTESVADKISSALLYVPELLLHVSRGVRWDSDHVVILDDPTKAIFEELVRCDALSRTHIGLDFFDASINRIAAWAIGTRSAQKGLLMALLQPMSKIIEAEATGNYTERLALLEISRTLPWGSVWEEFCSRNQTPGEGEWFAEVKAYEDTVLAKRS from the coding sequence ATGGACTACTCCGCAGCTAAAGAACGATATGCCTCATTTGGCGTTGATACAGAAGAAGCCCTGAAAAAACTTTCAGCGACCCCAATCTCCCTACATTGCTGGCAGGGAGACGATGTTGGAGGATTCGAATCACCCGATAGCTCACTGGGTGGTGGCTTGGCCGTAACCGGCAATTATCCCGGAAAAGCGAGAAGCATAGATGAACTACGACTCGACCTTGAGAAAGTGCTGAGCTTGATTCCCGGCAATCATCGCCTCAACCTACATGCAATTTATGGTGACTTTAGTAGAGGCAAAGTCGACCGCGACGCGATTTCCATTGAACAATTCCAGGGCTGGATAGACTGGTGTTCGGCAAATAATCTGGGCCTCGACTTCAATCCAAGCTGCTTTGGACACGAAAAGGCGGAAGACGGCCTTACACTTTCAAGCCCTGATGCTGGCATTCGCGACTTCTGGATCGCACATTGCCAGGCCAGTCGCAAGATAGGTGCAGAAATGGGCAAGCAGCTTGGCAGCCCATGTGTGACAAACGTCTGGATCCCAGACGGGATGAAAGACTTGCCAGCAGATCGCCTGGGACCACGCGAAAGACTGGCGGCCTCCCTGGATAAAGTTTTTGAAGAATCACTCGATCCTGCCCACAATCTCGACGCCGTCGAAAGCAAACTCTTTGGTATTGGCTCAGAAAGCTACGTTGTTGGTTCTCACGAATTTTATATGGGTTACGCAACAACGCGTCAGAAGGTGCTTTGCCTCGATGCCGGTCATTTTCACCCAACGGAATCAGTCGCTGATAAGATTTCAAGTGCCCTACTCTACGTTCCCGAGTTACTTCTGCACGTCTCACGCGGTGTCCGCTGGGACAGCGACCATGTAGTGATTCTCGATGACCCAACCAAGGCGATTTTCGAAGAATTGGTCCGCTGCGATGCTCTTTCACGCACACACATCGGCTTGGACTTCTTTGACGCGAGTATCAACCGGATTGCGGCTTGGGCAATAGGAACACGTTCGGCCCAAAAAGGACTTCTGATGGCGCTGCTGCAACCAATGAGCAAAATCATTGAAGCAGAAGCTACGGGTAACTATACCGAACGCCTGGCTCTTCTGGAAATCTCCCGAACGCTGCCTTGGGGCTCAGTTTGGGAAGAATTCTGCAGCAGAAACCAAACACCCGGCGAAGGTGAATGGTTTGCGGAAGTCAAAGCTTACGAAGACACGGTATTGGCTAAACGGAGCTAA
- a CDS encoding DUF481 domain-containing protein, whose product MIRLLRTNILLLALFPAFLTAEVLQFNNGDRISGKVISQEDGKIVFKSDLLGEVTVSADEATVVPSEKVADATPAPAVAATAAPGPSAPEPTEEQIAEDAEAESMFNESLEVARSYIEKVVPPGWTGKYNVGLAMTESDSKSTQFNTSIEMKKDSGKHHYGWDAYYNYNANTDSAGVNDKTTDKYGTGFAYRYDFSERWFLQSDTTYLRDAVKQIRHQVTENVSIGYKIYDEETFKLSVAPGIAAQYNDVVGSDEKWLGFGTFKENLTYVFSETFNLAQDAYVRISPSGIDDIQWGGQIALNANLNKWIVASIVYNYTYDGTVGPGSSKDEQTTTLQLGFPF is encoded by the coding sequence ATGATCAGACTACTCAGAACTAACATATTGTTATTGGCTTTGTTCCCTGCTTTCCTAACGGCAGAGGTCCTTCAATTTAATAATGGCGACCGCATCTCCGGTAAAGTGATTAGCCAGGAAGACGGAAAAATTGTTTTCAAGAGCGATCTATTGGGAGAGGTGACGGTTTCGGCTGATGAGGCCACTGTTGTACCCTCTGAAAAAGTTGCTGATGCAACACCAGCGCCTGCAGTTGCGGCAACAGCTGCCCCTGGACCATCTGCGCCCGAGCCGACAGAAGAACAAATCGCAGAAGACGCTGAAGCGGAGTCGATGTTCAATGAGTCTCTTGAGGTGGCCCGTTCCTATATCGAGAAGGTTGTCCCTCCAGGTTGGACGGGTAAATATAACGTTGGCTTGGCCATGACAGAGTCGGATAGCAAGTCGACGCAATTCAATACCAGCATCGAGATGAAGAAGGACTCCGGGAAGCATCACTATGGTTGGGATGCCTACTATAATTATAACGCCAACACTGACTCCGCTGGCGTTAATGATAAGACAACTGATAAATACGGGACTGGTTTTGCTTATCGGTATGATTTTAGTGAACGCTGGTTTCTTCAGTCAGACACTACTTATTTGAGAGATGCGGTTAAGCAGATTCGCCATCAAGTGACGGAGAACGTTAGCATCGGTTATAAAATCTACGACGAGGAAACCTTCAAACTTTCAGTCGCTCCCGGTATTGCTGCTCAATACAATGATGTTGTTGGCTCTGACGAGAAGTGGCTCGGATTTGGTACTTTTAAGGAAAATCTGACCTACGTCTTCAGTGAGACTTTCAATCTGGCACAGGATGCTTATGTGCGTATCTCTCCCAGTGGTATCGACGACATCCAGTGGGGAGGGCAAATCGCGCTCAACGCCAATCTTAATAAGTGGATTGTTGCTTCCATCGTTTACAACTATACTTACGATGGAACGGTCGGACCGGGTTCTTCCAAGGACGAGCAGACGACCACTTTGCAGCTTGGTTTCCCTTTCTGA